The segment GAAAGCGAAAGAAGAGGAAGCTAAAACACAAGCCTACAACATCATCACACAACATGAAGCAGGGAAATGAATGAAAAACTAACTACCTTTTGCAGTACAGAAAAATTTCTGCAAAGCTTCGAGAGAAAAGTTGCACAGTCCCCAATCAGATTCTTCTCGCCAGAACCACCAGAAacaatctctctctctgctcTTTCAGCGAGTGTGTCAAGCAGTGCGTCATCAGAGGCAGCCAGTCCTAGCTCAGCATTTATGCTATTGTtctgaaaaacaaacaaaacatcgAATGAGATAAGCACTAGCACGTAAAAGTAACCAATTGAGGTTGCAACGTTTGTGCCACCAGCTGCACTTTAGGGTATCGGTATGTACCTCTTGCGTGGCACCAGGGTTTTCTTCTGTATTCTGACTTTCAGCAGCCGCTTTGTCCTTTCTAGTCTTCTGTCTCCGGATCTTCTGGATGCAGGATTCTATATACACCAACTGGTTCATGGCAATATGACTGACAACGAACAAGAATCTACTGAGCTTTGCAACATGAACTGTGGTCAGACAATCAACTGTATTGCCGTCGCTATCACTCTGTGCTTGATCTTGTTCAACTACGTCAAACACCGTGCTCAGGgactttttaataattgtagAAGCTAAGGCTTCTGGAGTTGGGTGGATCATGTATATCGCACTTATGGCTTTATCAGCAGTAgcataaaatatgttttctggAAGCCAGTTCCCAGTGATCAAGCTCTCGAGAATACTAAACAATCGGCTGCCACTGCTGAGCAATAACTTCTTCCTATCTTCTTCGGAAAGCCGCTGAATAGCAGTGCATGCAGTTCTGGCAAGTAGAGGTTCCACTTTTGCCCAACGGCCAAACCCAATATCAATAATATCCTGTATGTGTGATCCAAGAATCCTAGAGGACGACTTAGCAGCCATGCAAAGGACAGATAGAGCCCCACGGCTTTGCTCCGCAGTTGTCCCATTGATGTTAAAGCAGAAGAAGTCCCACAGAGCCGAAGTctacaaagacaaaaaaaaatgatagaagCAGTAATTAACCTCTTGAGGTGAAATTCTTTAACTCAAGAAATGATGAACCAATAATAAATAACAACGGTTATTTGTTCTTCGTTGTTTTTGGCCGTGCATGACTACATGTATTGCTGGAGTCAAAGAATGAACTCACCGTGCTGCTAGATATTTCACCTTTGGACACTAAAGCATTAACAATAAACTCTAGCGCTGCTTGATCGCCTATATTCGAATCTATGGCAAGGTTCAGCAGCTGTTTCGCCGTTTCAACTGGATTTTTCCTTATGTAGATTGAAATGAAGGCATTCTCCACTGCCTCATAAATGGACTTATCCTGAGAAAAGGCCTGCAGAGATAAATATAAAACAGGTATTTAGCACCATGTATGCAGGGGATGTCGTTAACTCATAAAACGGCAGATGAAAGGATTTTTAGGAGTTACAATTCGAGATAAGAGACCATACCAGAGGCAGAATTTTACGGAGACAAGCTTCTGCACCATCAATTTGGAACTGCTTACACCTCATCAACAAGAGAATAGCATTCTCGACATCACTGGCAGAAGATGAAGCCATCAACTGAACGAGGATCGGCATACTAGCTGACATGCACTTTGAGAAGCTCAATCCAGCCTCAAGGGAAGCAATCAAGGCCTTGGTCTGCTCGACGTTACCAATATCTGGAACAGAAGCATCCTTCTCACGGATATCTTCCTCATTATCTGGCTGACAGCTATCAGGTAGACTATCCAGATGCGTATTATTTGTAACTTCAGGTTGCAAGTCATCGATTTCACCATCTCCATTACAGGAGTCACCATCTGAAGTTGGCCCTTTTGATGAGTCTTCAGTAGGGCGGTTTGGTTCAAGTTCGTTCAGTTTTCTTTTATACTGCTCCAGAGTTGCTTCAAATGAAGCTATCCGAAGCTGTGGACCAAAGGGATTATGCTGCAACATCGTGATCAGTAAATTCAATGCGGATTTTCTAACAATTGCACTCTTGTCTTCCAGTCTTCCAGCAGATATTGATGCAACCTCGTTCCATAGGCCAATCGAAACAGAATGCTCTTCACACAGTTCAGCCCAAACCTGAAGAACTCGGCTCCTTGTATAGGCAGAAACATCCCTACACCGTTCGAGCAAAATTTCCAACATAGCTTGCTTAGTCCGCAGACGAAGGGACTTGGAACTCACATCTCCCTCAACATCATTAAACGCTTTTGCAACTAATTTTCCAAGAACACCAACTAGTGCGTTTCTGATCTTATATGATTCACCACCAAAATGAGGGACCAAAACTCCAACATTTGTCGACATTACTTTCGGCAAACGATCAGCGAGCTCGACCAAGAAACGTCCCACATTGTCAGCCCCAACCGTATCTTTAACATAGGCTTTGGGATCAGTCCTCCCAATATCTCTAATGATTGTCACGGCCAAGGTACCATCCGAATACTTACTTTCAGCTCTAGCAACTGCATCAGCGACGTGTACAACAGCAAAATCATACTTGTGTATCAAATGCATGACCGAAGCACATGACTGCACAATGTAACGGTACTTTGTAGCAGACGCTCCTATGATGCGGCACAAAGCATCTTTTGCCTCAGGGTCTTTCAAGATCGCCGCATTCTCAAAAAGAGAGAACGAGTTTCTACaaggaaaataaaatgaaaaaagctAAGAGAATGTACATTAAACATGGAGCATGTATGAGTAGATGACAGAACTTACTTGACAATGAAAGAGAGGTAGTTTTCATCTAGCTCCGACGATCCAAATAGCAAGGACAAGTTGATCTCAAGAGAGTTTGCAATCAAATTAAGCATCCTACCCCTCTGAGGCTCCCAGTTCCATGACTGAACAACAAGCTTCTTCCTCCCTCGTCCCGCCACCTGTTCATCCACAACATCACTATACCAAAACTCTACTCTTAAGtaatcttaaaaaaagaaaaaaaaaaccacctTTGTGCTGTCAACATTGCTAACATGTGACTCTTCAGTCATAACAATAGTAATAAGAAAGAAAGTGTATATCTTCAAGGCATTG is part of the Brassica rapa cultivar Chiifu-401-42 chromosome A09, CAAS_Brap_v3.01, whole genome shotgun sequence genome and harbors:
- the LOC103841612 gene encoding condensin complex subunit 1 isoform X3, giving the protein MAPPFVFPQILRALEEDPEDNHRLFAQNPVDVTSLRPSDLEEFVKGVSFDLSDRELFCIEDQDVFDRVYSLVRSFYTLPPSCKCNLVESLRSNLSVLLPNVDSISRSVQDQEDEVPIIDRITSHRNALKIYTFFLITIVMTEESHVSNVDSTKVAGRGRKKLVVQSWNWEPQRGRMLNLIANSLEINLSLLFGSSELDENYLSFIVKNSFSLFENAAILKDPEAKDALCRIIGASATKYRYIVQSCASVMHLIHKYDFAVVHVADAVARAESKYSDGTLAVTIIRDIGRTDPKAYVKDTVGADNVGRFLVELADRLPKVMSTNVGVLVPHFGGESYKIRNALVGVLGKLVAKAFNDVEGDVSSKSLRLRTKQAMLEILLERCRDVSAYTRSRVLQVWAELCEEHSVSIGLWNEVASISAGRLEDKSAIVRKSALNLLITMLQHNPFGPQLRIASFEATLEQYKRKLNELEPNRPTEDSSKGPTSDGDSCNGDGEIDDLQPEVTNNTHLDSLPDSCQPDNEEDIREKDASVPDIGNVEQTKALIASLEAGLSFSKCMSASMPILVQLMASSSASDVENAILLLMRCKQFQIDGAEACLRKILPLAFSQDKSIYEAVENAFISIYIRKNPVETAKQLLNLAIDSNIGDQAALEFIVNALVSKGEISSSTTSALWDFFCFNINGTTAEQSRGALSVLCMAAKSSSRILGSHIQDIIDIGFGRWAKVEPLLARTACTAIQRLSEEDRKKLLLSSGSRLFSILESLITGNWLPENIFYATADKAISAIYMIHPTPEALASTIIKKSLSTVFDVVEQDQAQSDSDGNTVDCLTTVHVAKLSRFLFVVSHIAMNQLVYIESCIQKIRRQKTRKDKAAAESQNTEENPGATQENNSINAELGLAASDDALLDTLAERAEREIVSGGSGEKNLIGDCATFLSKLCRNFSVLQKHPELQASAMLALCRCMIIDASFCESNLQLLFTVVENAPSEVVRSNCTLSLGDLAVRFPNLLEPWTENMYARLRDASVSVRKNAVLVLSHLILNDMMKVKGHINEMAICIEDDVERISSLAKLFFHELSKKGSNPIYNLLPDILGQLSNRNLKRESFCNVMQFLIGSIKKDKQMEALVEKLCNRFSGVTDTKQWEYISYSLSLLTFTEKGIKKLIESFKSYEHALAEDLVTENFRSIINKGKKFAKPELKACIEEFEEKLNKFHMEKKEQEETARNAQVHIEKTKNMESLVVPSKVKDEPVEEYDDDDDEEGVSDSEIVDPSMGEQGDSLKASDSEEEPSNSEEELSDSEEVPDSEQSEEEEEEEGEGEGESESSNVKRGNRAKLSSSSIRRSLRSSSRT
- the LOC103841612 gene encoding condensin complex subunit 1 isoform X2, coding for MAPPFVFPQILRALEEDPEDNHRLFAQNPVDVTSLRPSDLEEFVKGVSFDLSDRELFCIEDQDVFDRVYSLVRSFYTLPPSCKCNLVESLRSNLSVLLPNVDSISRSVQDQEDEVPIIDRITSHRNALKIYTFFLITIVMTEESHVSNVDSTKVAGRGRKKLVVQSWNWEPQRGRMLNLIANSLEINLSLLFGSSELDENYLSFIVKNSFSLFENAAILKDPEAKDALCRIIGASATKYRYIVQSCASVMHLIHKYDFAVVHVADAVARAESKYSDGTLAVTIIRDIGRTDPKAYVKDTVGADNVGRFLVELADRLPKVMSTNVGVLVPHFGGESYKIRNALVGVLGKLVAKAFNDVEGDVSSKSLRLRTKQAMLEILLERCRDVSAYTRSRVLQVWAELCEEHSVSIGLWNEVASISAGRLEDKSAIVRKSALNLLITMLQHNPFGPQLRIASFEATLEQYKRKLNELEPNRPTEDSSKGPTSDGDSCNGDGEIDDLQPEVTNNTHLDSLPDSCQPDNEEDIREKDASVPDIGNVEQTKALIASLEAGLSFSKCMSASMPILVQLMASSSASDVENAILLLMRCKQFQIDGAEACLRKILPLAFSQDKSIYEAVENAFISIYIRKNPVETAKQLLNLAIDSNIGDQAALEFIVNALVSKGEISSSTTSALWDFFCFNINGTTAEQSRGALSVLCMAAKSSSRILGSHIQDIIDIGFGRWAKVEPLLARTACTAIQRLSEEDRKKLLLSSGSRLFSILESLITGNWLPENIFYATADKAISAIYMIHPTPEALASTIIKKSLSTVFDVVEQDQAQSDSDGNTVDCLTTVHVAKLSRFLFVVSHIAMNQLVYIESCIQKIRRQKTRKDKAAAESQNTEENPGATQENNSINAELGLAASDDALLDTLAERAEREIVSGGSGEKNLIGDCATFLSKLCRNFSVLQKHPELQASAMLALCRCMIIDASFCESNLQLLFTVVENAPSEVVRSNCTLSLGDLAVRFPNLLEPWTENMYARLRDASVSVRKNAVLVLSHLILNDMMKVKGHINEMAICIEDDVERISSLAKLFFHELSKKGSNPIYNLLPDILGQLSNRNLKRESFCNVMQFLIGSIKKDKQMEALVEKLCNRFSGVTDTKQWEYISYSLSLLTFTEKGIKKLIESFKSYEHALAEDLVTENFRSIINKGKKFAKPELKACIEEFEEKLNKFHMEKKEQEETARNAQVHIEKTKNMESLVVPSKVKDEPVEEYDDDDDEEGVSDSEIVDPSMGEQGDSLKASDSEEEPSNSEEELSDSEEVPDSEQSGEEEEEEEEGEGEGESESSNVKRGNRAKLSSSSIRRSLRSSSRT
- the LOC103841612 gene encoding condensin complex subunit 1 isoform X1, whose product is MAPPFVFPQILRALEEDPEDNHRLFAQNPVDVTSLRPSDLEEFVKGVSFDLSDRELFCIEDQDVFDRVYSLVRSFYTLPPSCKCNLVESLRSNLSVLLPNVDSISRSVQDQEDEVPIIDRITSHRNALKIYTFFLITIVMTEESHVSNVDSTKVAGRGRKKLVVQSWNWEPQRGRMLNLIANSLEINLSLLFGSSELDENYLSFIVKNSFSLFENAAILKDPEAKDALCRIIGASATKYRYIVQSCASVMHLIHKYDFAVVHVADAVARAESKYSDGTLAVTIIRDIGRTDPKAYVKDTVGADNVGRFLVELADRLPKVMSTNVGVLVPHFGGESYKIRNALVGVLGKLVAKAFNDVEGDVSSKSLRLRTKQAMLEILLERCRDVSAYTRSRVLQVWAELCEEHSVSIGLWNEVASISAGRLEDKSAIVRKSALNLLITMLQHNPFGPQLRIASFEATLEQYKRKLNELEPNRPTEDSSKGPTSDGDSCNGDGEIDDLQPEVTNNTHLDSLPDSCQPDNEEDIREKDASVPDIGNVEQTKALIASLEAGLSFSKCMSASMPILVQLMASSSASDVENAILLLMRCKQFQIDGAEACLRKILPLAFSQDKSIYEAVENAFISIYIRKNPVETAKQLLNLAIDSNIGDQAALEFIVNALVSKGEISSSTTSALWDFFCFNINGTTAEQSRGALSVLCMAAKSSSRILGSHIQDIIDIGFGRWAKVEPLLARTACTAIQRLSEEDRKKLLLSSGSRLFSILESLITGNWLPENIFYATADKAISAIYMIHPTPEALASTIIKKSLSTVFDVVEQDQAQSDSDGNTVDCLTTVHVAKLSRFLFVVSHIAMNQLVYIESCIQKIRRQKTRKDKAAAESQNTEENPGATQENNSINAELGLAASDDALLDTLAERAEREIVSGGSGEKNLIGDCATFLSKLCRNFSVLQKHPELQASAMLALCRCMIIDASFCESNLQLLFTVVENAPSEVVRSNCTLSLGDLAVRFPNLLEPWTENMYARLRDASVSVRKNAVLVLSHLILNDMMKVKGHINEMAICIEDDVERISSLAKLFFHELSKKGSNPIYNLLPDILGQLSNRNLKRESFCNVMQFLIGSIKKDKQMEALVEKLCNRFSGVTDTKQWEYISYSLSLLTFTEKGIKKLIESFKSYEHALAEDLVTENFRSIINKGKKFAKPELKACIEEFEEKLNKFHMEKKEQEETARNAQVHIEKTKNMESLVVPSKVKDEPVEEYDDDDDEEGVSDSEIVDPSMGEQGDSLKASDSEEEPSNSEEELSDSEEVPDSEQSGTTSPYSLNQNTSADILKLSYTSFKQSHTIFVSGEEEEEEEEGEGEGESESSNVKRGNRAKLSSSSIRRSLRSSSRT